A genomic stretch from Sphingobacterium sp. ML3W includes:
- the thiE gene encoding thiamine phosphate synthase, translated as MLERLQYISQGLTLAEQKNNILKALDAGATWIQIRWKQADEQDFLRLAQEIKQVCEQFAAKCIINDHVKLAKELDVDGVHLGLTDCGIADARLLLGSKKIIGGTANSLEDVLGRIAEQCDYIGLGPYKHTHTKQKLSPLLGLAGYENIINQIRQQGLPSVPIFAIGGISSLEDIQNLLQTGVYGIALSGLVTQTPNIISSIKNLLP; from the coding sequence ATGCTCGAAAGACTACAGTATATCTCGCAGGGACTGACACTGGCAGAACAGAAGAACAACATCCTAAAGGCATTGGATGCAGGCGCCACCTGGATACAAATCCGGTGGAAACAAGCTGATGAGCAGGATTTCCTTCGGCTTGCACAGGAGATAAAACAGGTATGCGAACAATTCGCAGCCAAATGCATCATCAATGACCACGTAAAGCTTGCCAAGGAACTGGATGTTGATGGTGTACATCTCGGACTAACGGATTGTGGTATCGCCGATGCGCGTCTGCTATTGGGGTCAAAAAAAATCATTGGCGGTACGGCAAATAGCCTGGAAGATGTGCTAGGTCGAATAGCAGAACAATGTGACTACATCGGACTCGGCCCCTATAAACATACCCATACAAAACAAAAGCTCAGTCCGTTATTAGGCCTAGCGGGATATGAAAATATCATCAACCAAATCAGGCAGCAGGGACTCCCGTCTGTTCCGATTTTCGCCATCGGTGGGATCAGCAGTCTCGAAGACATTCAAAATCTGCTACAGACAGGAGTTTATGGTATAGCTTTATCTGGACTGGTGACCCAAACACCAAACATTATTTCATCTATTAAAAATCTCTTACCATGA
- a CDS encoding thiazole synthase, whose translation MSTLQIADRSFESRLFMGTGKFGNLNEMSEAIQASGSQLVTVALKRIDQLAVHDELIAAIDLTKIDLLPNTSGARTAEEAVLAAQLAREALETNWIKLEIHPDPRYLLPDPIETLRATEALAKLGFVVMPYIHADPVLCKRLENAGTAVVMPLGAPIGSNKGLRTLDFLEIIIEESNVPVVVDAGIGAPSDAAKAMEIGADAVLVNTAIAVSNNPLYMAEAFKEAVIAGRKAYEAGLGPINSRAVSSSPLTSFLFD comes from the coding sequence ATGAGCACATTACAAATAGCCGATCGCAGCTTTGAATCCAGATTATTTATGGGGACGGGCAAATTTGGCAATCTAAACGAAATGAGTGAGGCCATTCAGGCTTCTGGTTCGCAGCTGGTTACCGTTGCACTCAAGCGGATTGACCAACTTGCTGTGCATGACGAATTAATCGCTGCAATTGATCTAACAAAAATAGATTTGCTTCCCAATACTTCGGGGGCCAGAACGGCGGAGGAAGCCGTTTTGGCAGCCCAACTGGCCCGAGAGGCCCTTGAAACAAACTGGATCAAATTGGAAATCCATCCTGATCCACGCTACCTATTACCTGATCCGATTGAAACATTACGGGCAACAGAAGCGCTGGCAAAATTGGGTTTTGTTGTCATGCCATATATCCATGCAGATCCTGTGCTCTGCAAACGACTGGAAAATGCGGGCACTGCTGTTGTCATGCCCTTGGGTGCTCCCATTGGTAGTAACAAAGGGCTCCGTACATTGGACTTCTTGGAGATCATTATCGAAGAAAGCAATGTACCTGTAGTTGTCGACGCTGGAATTGGCGCTCCTTCCGACGCAGCTAAGGCTATGGAAATCGGTGCTGATGCCGTATTGGTCAATACCGCAATTGCCGTTTCCAATAATCCGCTATACATGGCAGAAGCTTTTAAAGAGGCCGTCATTGCAGGACGTAAGGCTTATGAAGCTGGTTTGGGCCCTATCAATTCCCGAGCGGTCAGTTCGAGTCCGTTAACCTCATTTTTATTTGATTGA
- the thiH gene encoding 2-iminoacetate synthase ThiH: MNDFKEILDQYSWEEVQTKIYGASDQDVRRALNRVNLTLNDFMALISPAAIPYLEQMALKAQQITQRRFGKTIQLYAPLYLSNECQNICTYCGFSMDNKIRRKTLNNTELLLEAMALKSMGVNHVLLVSGEANKTVEINYFLNAIELLKPHFSQISIEVQPLEQEEYQLLQTAGVYAILVYQETYHRDVYKKYHPKGKKSNFDYRLDTPDRIGQAGIHKIGLGVLLGLEDWRVDSFFTAAHIAYLQKQYWQTRYSISFPRLRPAEGSVAPNFHLSDKHLLQLICAYRLWNENLEISISTRENESFRDHIIPIGVTTMSAASKTNPGGYVVDPQALEQFEVSDERDMETIKNQIRKMGYDPVMKDWESNYSGLVR, encoded by the coding sequence ATGAACGATTTTAAAGAGATACTTGACCAATATAGCTGGGAAGAAGTCCAAACAAAGATCTATGGAGCCTCCGATCAAGATGTACGTCGTGCATTAAACCGGGTGAATTTGACACTCAACGATTTCATGGCACTTATTTCTCCTGCTGCAATACCTTATCTGGAGCAAATGGCACTCAAAGCGCAACAGATCACGCAACGGCGATTTGGCAAGACCATCCAGCTTTATGCGCCACTGTATCTCAGTAATGAATGTCAGAATATCTGCACCTACTGTGGGTTTAGCATGGACAATAAGATTAGACGGAAAACACTGAACAACACAGAATTACTACTGGAAGCGATGGCTCTCAAATCCATGGGTGTCAACCATGTATTGCTGGTCAGTGGGGAAGCAAACAAAACTGTGGAAATCAATTATTTCTTAAATGCAATTGAACTGCTGAAACCTCATTTCTCCCAAATATCGATCGAAGTCCAGCCCCTAGAACAGGAAGAGTATCAATTATTACAGACCGCAGGGGTATATGCTATTTTAGTCTATCAAGAAACTTATCATCGGGACGTGTATAAGAAATACCACCCGAAAGGGAAGAAATCTAATTTTGATTATCGCCTTGACACCCCCGACCGCATCGGACAGGCCGGCATTCATAAAATTGGATTGGGGGTATTACTCGGATTAGAGGATTGGCGTGTAGATAGCTTCTTTACGGCTGCTCATATCGCGTATTTGCAAAAACAGTATTGGCAAACCCGGTATTCCATTTCCTTTCCAAGGCTGCGACCGGCCGAAGGCTCTGTAGCACCCAATTTCCATCTTTCAGACAAGCATTTGCTCCAATTGATCTGTGCTTACCGCTTATGGAACGAAAATCTGGAAATCTCAATTTCCACCCGGGAAAATGAAAGCTTTAGGGATCATATCATTCCTATCGGGGTGACAACAATGAGTGCAGCCTCCAAAACAAACCCCGGTGGCTATGTTGTAGATCCACAAGCCCTGGAGCAATTTGAGGTCAGTGACGAACGGGATATGGAAACCATAAAAAATCAAATCCGAAAAATGGGATACGACCCGGTGATGAAAGACTGGGAAAGCAATTACTCAGGGTTAGTACGTTAG
- a CDS encoding HesA/MoeB/ThiF family protein yields MKEDLIFERYSRQIFIEEIGVEGQRKIMNSKVLIVGAGGLGSPVLQYLAAAGIGRLALVDFDKVELHNLNRQVIHSEKQLHVSKTKSAADYIEQHNSTIDFQPMQLKLEAGNATEVLAPYDIVVDCCDNFKTRYLLNETCIRLNKPLVYGSIYGFEGQLAVFNYKGSKHLLDLFPTVPPPEQVPNCDKNGVLGPLPGIIGSMMAMQVLKMAAGLPVDCNQLTIVDTLHWRFTKLSF; encoded by the coding sequence ATGAAAGAGGATCTTATTTTTGAACGGTATAGCCGACAGATTTTTATAGAGGAAATCGGTGTCGAGGGGCAACGAAAAATCATGAATTCCAAGGTGCTTATTGTAGGTGCTGGTGGATTGGGAAGCCCCGTTTTACAATATTTAGCTGCTGCTGGCATCGGTAGGCTTGCCTTAGTTGACTTCGACAAGGTAGAACTACATAACCTCAATAGGCAGGTGATCCATAGCGAAAAGCAGTTACATGTCAGTAAAACAAAAAGTGCAGCCGATTACATCGAGCAACATAATAGTACCATTGACTTTCAACCGATGCAGCTGAAGCTCGAGGCTGGCAATGCAACAGAAGTCTTAGCACCCTATGACATCGTTGTGGATTGCTGCGACAACTTTAAGACGCGTTATCTGCTCAATGAAACCTGCATCAGGCTGAACAAGCCATTGGTATATGGAAGTATATATGGATTCGAGGGGCAATTGGCTGTATTTAATTATAAGGGCAGTAAACATCTCCTAGACCTCTTTCCGACAGTTCCTCCTCCCGAACAAGTACCCAACTGTGATAAGAATGGCGTATTGGGGCCACTACCAGGTATAATAGGGAGCATGATGGCTATGCAGGTGCTCAAAATGGCTGCCGGGTTACCGGTAGACTGTAATCAATTAACTATTGTAGATACATTGCATTGGCGCTTTACAAAGCTTTCTTTTTAA
- a CDS encoding YaiO family outer membrane beta-barrel protein — MKKVIYPLLSLALLPLFSIAQETKITADDLFAKARKVAFDSKDYPQAIQLSKQALLQAPEYTDISIFLGRLYTWSDKIDSARTLFNELDKKNTKDEDFFLAYAALEYWNDQAEKASQLTDKGLDFHPQSQDLLLLKAKINYSANHYEIAENAVHQLLKIDPKNAEARSLAKNIEEYTAKNAIGLTYNFVYFDKQFDNNWHIVGLSYKRATPIGSVIFRTNYANKFAENGVQFEMEAYPRLSKIFYLYVGAGYSNNVGIFAKYRTGVSLYANLPHSFEGEIGYRQLYFSDNIWMYTASVGKYYQNFWFNLRTYLTPGEENISQSYTGTVRYYTKGANDYFGFSAGTGLSPEENRNNLLDNAPYKLKTFKVGAEYNFSVKQSNLFSISGTYYNQEFRQKEKGNQLDIILGYIRKF, encoded by the coding sequence ATGAAAAAAGTAATTTATCCATTACTATCACTCGCTTTATTACCTTTATTTTCAATTGCCCAAGAGACAAAAATCACCGCTGATGATCTCTTTGCCAAAGCACGTAAGGTCGCTTTTGATTCAAAAGACTACCCGCAGGCCATTCAATTATCGAAACAGGCGCTTCTACAGGCACCAGAATATACCGACATCAGCATCTTTCTGGGACGCCTCTATACCTGGTCAGATAAGATTGATTCAGCCCGGACGCTCTTTAATGAGCTAGATAAGAAGAACACAAAAGATGAAGACTTTTTTCTCGCCTATGCAGCGCTGGAATACTGGAATGACCAGGCCGAAAAAGCAAGCCAGCTAACCGACAAGGGATTGGATTTTCACCCCCAATCGCAAGATCTCCTGTTGTTGAAAGCCAAGATCAACTACAGCGCCAATCACTACGAGATCGCCGAAAATGCGGTGCATCAACTCCTCAAGATCGACCCAAAAAATGCGGAAGCGCGATCTTTAGCCAAAAACATTGAGGAATATACCGCTAAAAACGCCATCGGTCTAACCTATAATTTCGTCTATTTTGACAAACAGTTTGACAATAACTGGCATATCGTTGGCTTAAGCTATAAACGTGCTACTCCCATCGGATCTGTGATCTTTCGGACAAATTATGCAAATAAGTTTGCGGAGAATGGTGTACAGTTTGAAATGGAAGCTTATCCACGTCTATCCAAAATATTTTACCTCTATGTAGGAGCAGGTTACTCCAATAATGTAGGCATATTTGCCAAATATCGTACAGGTGTCTCCTTATACGCCAACTTACCACATAGTTTTGAAGGGGAAATCGGATACCGACAGCTTTATTTCAGTGACAATATCTGGATGTATACGGCTTCTGTCGGAAAGTATTACCAAAACTTCTGGTTCAATCTCAGGACATACCTCACACCCGGTGAAGAGAACATTTCCCAATCTTATACCGGAACTGTGCGTTACTATACAAAGGGTGCGAACGACTATTTCGGGTTTAGCGCGGGAACAGGTTTGAGCCCCGAGGAAAACCGAAATAATCTATTGGATAATGCACCATACAAATTAAAGACATTCAAAGTAGGTGCTGAGTACAATTTTTCTGTCAAACAAAGTAATCTATTTTCGATCTCAGGCACCTATTATAACCAAGAATTCCGACAAAAAGAAAAAGGAAATCAACTGGATATCATCCTAGGTTATATCCGCAAATTTTAG
- a CDS encoding sulfatase-like hydrolase/transferase translates to MLEFSHIVYEIVVWLFLLYSATVFIIYTWIGLYAYGAVFRYKHKNAFTDYSIIATNPNAPTFSLIAPAYNEGMTIIENVRSLLSLYYHNLEIIIVNDGSKDDSMEKLIVAYELELTSFFVQGNIETKEIRGIYKSKNPAFKKLIVVDKENGGKADALNVGVNISAGDYIVCIDVDCILEQDAILKLAKPFLEQTEKRVIACGGVIRLANNCNVVNGSVTDVNLPKSWLGRTQALEYIRAFILGRMAWSRASGLILISGAFGAFDRQIVLACGGYDRNTVGEDMELVVRMRRYMEEQKQAYEVVNIPDPLCWTEVPESKEVLRKQRNRWMRGTMETLWKHRKLMFNPKYGRFGMISMPYWFFFEFLGPIVEFTGYIVFVIFFILGIINWPFFFALFALVMASGILYSIYAILVDLVSHQVYTKKRDLSTLLTTAILEPLYFHPIVVKAGVQGVVDYFRKQHGWGEMTRQGFQQKEANESVWKYLGKRLNLAFQGIGPVMAVFFVLYILSIGVEWWWYDRRFAQLADVGAVKYLLGDNLLFAFQVLGGVGVGYLLLQFLSSFWSKFLLVVSLVAIVVIQFILFLYFAESRNLLGADLFYYSSEEMKQILEASGMLSFTNIALLLLLIVIAWVPLWIANKQTFKKAYVGIAFLSIGLVSCFISSASILGSASAKDEFVANASRSKWRYFFESNLSNYVAEHPGMLAVLDQDDTDPKELDSKFPFLKTEDTKDFLGAYLNKTTKTPNLVILVIEGLGHAYSSENGYIGNFTPFIGKLKKQSLYWDNNMSSSGRTFSVLPTLTGSLPFAMHGFLEQDTLPDNFNLFNILKHNGFNTGFFYGGHSNFDFMKKFMDYNKIDRLIDQEAFDPPYKKLPEKGGESWGYEDQAVFSKLLEVQKVQENPYFHVLLTLSTHNPFLINNVAHYEQLFDQRIASMELSPTQKKLAMENRTQLVSILNLDDAMAQFFKEYEKRPDFANTIFIITGDHAMPEIPLQSKIDRYHVPLLIYSPLLKEAKTFHNFVSHFDIAPSLLAYYRENFALKTPAQVTWIGQGLDKGASAKGAGIAMMQSKNQLIDFVRGNYHLSEGQLYQLDGTLNEDIAPDNAKEELSKRFELFKRKNKLFYTQKRLLPDSVYANYFGSLKKD, encoded by the coding sequence ATGTTAGAATTTTCCCATATTGTATATGAAATTGTAGTTTGGCTATTTTTACTGTATTCTGCTACCGTATTTATTATCTATACGTGGATTGGACTATATGCTTATGGAGCAGTCTTTCGTTACAAACATAAAAACGCATTTACCGATTATAGTATTATTGCTACAAATCCAAATGCTCCCACCTTCAGCCTGATTGCTCCAGCTTACAACGAGGGAATGACCATTATCGAGAATGTACGCTCTTTATTATCTCTTTATTACCATAATTTGGAAATTATTATTGTGAATGATGGCAGTAAGGATGATTCTATGGAAAAGTTGATCGTGGCTTATGAACTCGAACTTACTTCTTTTTTTGTCCAGGGGAATATTGAAACCAAGGAAATTCGGGGAATCTATAAAAGTAAAAACCCAGCCTTTAAAAAACTCATTGTTGTCGATAAAGAGAATGGTGGTAAAGCAGATGCACTTAATGTTGGGGTTAACATTTCTGCTGGTGACTATATCGTTTGTATCGATGTGGATTGTATTCTGGAACAGGATGCAATCTTAAAATTGGCAAAGCCTTTTTTGGAACAAACAGAGAAACGTGTCATTGCTTGTGGAGGTGTCATACGTTTGGCCAATAACTGCAATGTGGTTAATGGATCTGTGACGGATGTAAATCTTCCGAAGTCCTGGTTAGGCCGCACGCAGGCGCTGGAATATATTCGTGCCTTTATTTTGGGGCGAATGGCTTGGTCCAGGGCTTCTGGATTGATTTTGATTTCTGGTGCTTTTGGTGCTTTTGATCGTCAGATCGTTCTGGCCTGTGGTGGTTATGACAGAAATACGGTGGGTGAGGATATGGAGCTCGTAGTGCGTATGCGGCGTTATATGGAAGAGCAAAAACAAGCCTATGAAGTCGTTAATATTCCGGATCCCCTGTGTTGGACGGAAGTGCCGGAGTCAAAAGAGGTACTGCGCAAACAGCGCAATCGTTGGATGAGAGGCACCATGGAGACCTTATGGAAGCATCGAAAACTGATGTTTAATCCCAAATACGGTCGTTTTGGTATGATCAGTATGCCTTACTGGTTTTTCTTTGAGTTTTTAGGACCTATCGTCGAATTTACAGGATACATTGTCTTTGTGATCTTTTTTATTTTAGGAATTATTAACTGGCCCTTCTTCTTTGCCTTATTTGCGCTGGTCATGGCTTCTGGAATTTTATATTCAATCTATGCCATCTTGGTTGATCTTGTCAGCCATCAGGTCTATACAAAAAAACGGGATCTCTCGACCTTGCTCACAACAGCCATTCTTGAACCTTTATATTTTCATCCCATTGTTGTCAAAGCTGGTGTACAGGGGGTAGTTGATTACTTTCGTAAACAGCATGGCTGGGGTGAAATGACAAGACAAGGTTTTCAGCAAAAAGAGGCGAATGAGTCCGTTTGGAAATACCTGGGTAAGCGATTAAACTTAGCATTTCAAGGCATAGGTCCGGTCATGGCTGTTTTCTTTGTGTTGTACATATTGTCCATCGGGGTAGAATGGTGGTGGTATGACCGACGTTTTGCTCAGCTTGCAGATGTGGGTGCAGTGAAATACCTTCTTGGAGACAACCTGCTCTTTGCCTTTCAGGTGCTAGGTGGTGTGGGTGTAGGGTATTTATTGCTTCAGTTCCTCAGTAGCTTTTGGTCGAAGTTTCTGCTGGTCGTATCATTAGTAGCAATCGTTGTCATTCAGTTTATCCTGTTTTTGTATTTTGCGGAATCGCGAAATCTGCTTGGCGCGGACCTATTTTATTATAGTTCCGAAGAGATGAAACAGATTTTGGAAGCCAGCGGTATGCTGAGTTTTACGAATATCGCTTTGCTTTTATTACTGATTGTGATCGCTTGGGTTCCGCTCTGGATAGCCAATAAACAGACTTTTAAAAAGGCTTATGTGGGGATTGCGTTCTTGTCAATAGGTCTTGTGTCTTGTTTTATTTCTTCAGCTTCGATCTTGGGAAGCGCTTCGGCAAAGGATGAATTTGTGGCCAATGCAAGTCGAAGTAAATGGCGTTATTTTTTTGAATCCAATTTATCCAATTATGTGGCGGAGCACCCCGGAATGTTGGCGGTACTCGATCAAGATGATACGGATCCGAAGGAACTGGATAGTAAATTTCCTTTTCTGAAAACTGAAGACACCAAGGATTTTCTGGGTGCCTATTTAAACAAAACAACGAAGACACCGAATTTGGTCATTCTTGTTATTGAAGGTTTGGGACACGCCTATAGTTCGGAAAATGGTTACATCGGCAACTTTACACCATTTATAGGTAAGTTAAAAAAACAATCCTTGTATTGGGATAATAATATGAGCTCCTCGGGAAGGACATTTTCCGTATTACCTACATTAACTGGCTCATTGCCTTTCGCTATGCATGGTTTCCTTGAGCAGGATACCTTGCCGGATAACTTTAATCTGTTCAACATTCTAAAGCATAACGGGTTCAATACAGGATTTTTCTATGGTGGGCATTCTAATTTCGATTTCATGAAAAAATTCATGGACTATAACAAAATTGATAGGCTCATTGACCAGGAGGCTTTTGATCCACCATATAAGAAGTTACCGGAAAAAGGAGGTGAAAGTTGGGGATATGAAGACCAAGCCGTATTTAGCAAATTACTTGAAGTACAGAAAGTGCAGGAGAATCCCTATTTCCATGTCCTGCTGACGCTATCGACACACAATCCTTTTTTAATTAATAATGTAGCCCATTATGAGCAGTTATTTGATCAACGAATCGCATCTATGGAGCTGTCGCCGACACAAAAAAAGTTGGCCATGGAGAACCGGACACAGCTTGTTTCAATTTTAAATTTGGACGATGCGATGGCACAGTTTTTTAAGGAATATGAAAAAAGACCGGATTTTGCGAATACCATTTTTATTATCACTGGGGATCACGCCATGCCAGAGATACCTTTACAAAGCAAAATCGACCGTTATCATGTGCCACTATTGATTTATTCGCCACTGCTAAAAGAAGCAAAGACCTTTCACAATTTTGTGAGCCATTTTGACATTGCCCCTTCATTACTGGCCTATTATAGAGAAAATTTTGCATTAAAAACTCCAGCTCAAGTAACTTGGATCGGTCAGGGACTTGATAAAGGTGCATCAGCAAAAGGAGCGGGGATTGCCATGATGCAGAGCAAGAATCAACTGATTGACTTTGTGCGTGGTAATTATCATCTTTCTGAGGGCCAATTATATCAACTGGATGGCACACTCAATGAAGATATCGCCCCGGATAATGCAAAAGAAGAATTGTCCAAGCGCTTTGAATTGTTTAAGCGCAAGAACAAATTGTTTTATACCCAAAAGAGATTGCTTCCCGACAGTGTTTATGCCAATTATTTCGGTTCTTTGAAGAAAGACTAA